From the genome of Nitrospiria bacterium:
CGCGGGCTTCTTCGCCTCGTTCTTCGTTTCGTTCTTCGTCGCCTCAACGGCCTTGATCCAATACGCCGTGCCGTTGGCATTCACCTCGGCCTCGACCTCCGTCCCGACCTTGATCTCGCCGGTTTTTTTGGTCATCTTGGGGTCGACGTAGAACGTCTCCCGGCTGCCCCCGAACCCCTGGTCGTTTTCGGTCTTGACGGTGTACATATCGCTGCTGATCCCGCTGATCAAGATTACGGTTCCTTTTACAAGCATGTCGGCCATCCCCACGCCCGCAAACGACGTCAAAAGCATGAACAGCATCGCGACCATCACGCCTTTCTTCATCCTCCACCTCCTGGGTTGAAATGGTTTCAAATGATAGATTCAACAGCACGCAGGTCCACCGGGTTCCGAAAGAACCGGCCCCGCCCCCCGTTCGTTGTATCGAAGATGGATCACTCCATCTCGACCATCAGATCGATCCCCTTTTGAAGCGCCTCGCGCCATTGGGTCTCCAGAAGGGGCGTAAATTGGGGATCGACTTCCCGGAGGGCCTGGATCAAGCAGAAAACCCAAACGGGATACATATCCTTCGTGATGTTCATGCGCTTCCGGCTGTGGAGCTCGCCGAGCCGCCTAACCGCCATGCGCCCGGTCGCCGATCCCTTCGCGTACTCCAGCAAAGCGAAGATGCCGTGCACAAGCAGTTCCTTCTGCCGCTCGAAATCCGTTTTTGCGAACAGGGGCTTGAACCTCGGATCGGTCTTCAGAAAAATTTCATAGAACCGGTCCGCCAACCGGCCCTCGGGAACCCTTCGGAAACTTTTCAACACCTCGTCGACGTCCATGGCCCCTCCCTAGGGTTGATTCTCGTCCGGCCCGACGGGACGGCTCTCGACTTTCTCCACCACCCGCGTCCATGAAACATGAGACGCGCTCGCCTGTCTCCTAAACTCGTCCAAGGCCAGCCGCTCGGCGTCCTCCTTGCTTGCGGCCTGAAGCCGGTAGGAAACCGAGTACGGTTCCGGCTTCGCGCCGACCCGGAGTTCATAGTCCGGCTCCCGGAAGAAGATGGTTATGAGGTAACTGGAAGGCGTCGCCATGGCTCCTCCGATACATATAAAAAATGATGCAGACTCAATATATTCGTCCTTTTAATCATCCAGGGCAGGCATTGTGACGGTCCGTTTTAGGGCTTAGAAGCAACCTCCTGACGGCATACGGGCGCAACGATATTAAAATGACGGAAAAGAACGTGGCAGGACCGTTGCGGATTATAGCGAACTACGGGATAAATGGCAAGGGATCACGGAACGGTTTTTTTAAAAACGGTTACGACCGCGAGACGAGACGGCGCCAGGCGACCCGGCGGGGTTCCACCACCCGATACTCCCGCGGCGAATCCGGCTCGAGCCCCTTCAGCAGCTCGACCGCCTGCGTGCTTTCTTCCAACCCCCAGACGCAGACCATCGCGCGGATCTGATTTTTTTCTTCCACCAACAGCAGGCCGGGCGGCGGATCGTTACGGCCCGGCGGACGGTCGACGGCGTAGCGGTCCGAGAGCTGGGACAGCTGCTCCTGGAGATACTCCTGCAGGCCAGCGTCCAGCGTCGTCCGGATCTTGTGGCCGGCCTGGTACAGCCGCGCGCCGCCGCCCAGATCCATCAGGCCGGCTTTGAGGAAGCGGAGAGGACAGGATTCGGTCGAGACCGGAAACAGGGAGGTGATCTTCTCGTACCGGAAAACCAGCGGTTCCGCGAGGGCCTGCTCGTACTCCTCCTGCGTCAGCAGCCGGTCCAGCCGCATCAGATCGAGGATCAACTCCTGGCGGTGCCGGAGGCGGGCCCGATAGCGGGCGGGGTCATACCGGTAAGGATTGACGAGCATGGCGGCCAGCGTCGCGCCCTCCGCGACCGAGAGGTCCGAGGCGTGCCGGTCGAAATAGTACCGCGAGGCCGCTTCCGCCCCGAACACCCCCGGGCCCCATTCGACCTCGTTCAGGTACAATTCAAGAATCCGCCGCTTGGGCAGAATCTCCTCGACGCGCCGAGCCAGGATGAACTCCTTGAGCTTCCGGGTGATCGTTTTCTCCTTGGTCAGGAAGACGTTCTTGACCAGCTGCTGGGTGATCGTGCTCCCGCCGCGCGCGTACCGTTTTTTCTTCAGATCCTCTTTAAGCGCCTCCCAGGCCGCCTTGTAATTGATGCCCTCGTGATGAAAAAAGGTGTCGTCCTCGGCCGCGATCACGGCGATCTGGAGGTTGGGGGAGATCTCGGCCAGCGGGGCCCAGATCCGGAATTCGTCCTCGGTCAGCTGGGTCAGGACGATGCCGTTCCGGTCCAGGACCTCCGTCGCCTGCTCCGGCCGGTAGGTCGCGATCTGTTGGGCGTCGGGAAGGGTTTCAACGATCCAGCCAAGCCAGGCGCCGACGGCGATGACGATCAGGAGAATCCCGAGGGCGACGGTCTTTAAAATTTTCACAACGGCCTTCTTCATTGCAGCGCGGTCATTTTAACACCATTTGGAATTCGGTGACAACTTTGATACTATCCCCGCATGACCGATCCGCTCAAAAATATTTCGATCGTCCTCGTCCGGCCCAGCCGGCCCGGGAATATCGGCTCGGCCGCGCGCGCGATCAAGAACATGGGCCTGTCGCGGCTCGTCCTTGTTCAACCGGCCGGCCATCTCTCCTCCGATTCGTACGCCCTGGCCTACGGCGCCCATGATGTTCTCGAGCGCGCGAAGGTCTTCCCGTCCCTCCGCTCGGCCCTCGCCCGCGTCCGGCACGTGGTCGGCACCACCGCGCGGACGCACAAGGGCTACGGAAAACCGGCGCCGTTGATGAAAACCGTCCCGGACATCCTCGCCCGCGCGAAACGGCACCCGGTCGCGATCCTGTTCGGACCGGAGTCGTCGGGACTGGCGAACGACGAAATCGCCCTCTGCCAGTCGCTCGTCACGATCCCGGCCGCCGCGGCGCACACCTCGATCAACCTGGCCCAGGCCGTGATGGTCGTCGCGTACGAATTGAGGCGATGCGCCGGAACCGCCGCCGGGCAAAAAACCGCGGCCGATCGGGACACCGTCGACACCGATCAACGCGAGCGTTTTTACGCGGAGCTGAAGGAGTTCCTCACGACGATCGGTTTCGTGAAGGGGACGCAGGGAACGCATGTCCAGGCCGATCTGCGCCGGATCTTCGGCCGGGCCGAGCCGGACGAACGGGAGCTGCGCATCCTCCGCGGAATCGTCCGCCAGGTGCGATGGGCCTTGACGCATCGATAGCAAAAAGATAAAATACGCTCAGTGGCGACACCCTTTGAGAGTTTACCCATTCCCCAGGCCGTTCTGGACGGCGTACGGCGCGTCGGTTTCACGCAATGCACCGAGATCCAGGAGCGCACCCTTCCGATCACGCTCGGGGGCCAGGACGTCGCCGGACAGGCCCAGACCGGCACGGGAAAAACCGCGGCCTTCCTGATCGCGATTTTCTCGCGCCTCCTCTCCCTTCCCCCGCCGCCGAAAAGCCATCTCCCCTCTCCGCGGGCGCTCGTGATCGCCCCTACGCGCGAGCTGGTCGTCCAGATCTTGAAAGACGCGCAGTCGCTCGGCTCCGAACTTCCGTTCCGGATGCTGGCCGTGTACGGCGGCATCGATTACGACGAGCAGCGGACGGCCCTCTCCCAGGGGCCGGACATTCTGATCGGCACCCCCGGCCGCCTGATTGATTATCTCAAACAAAAGGTTTACGACTTCCGGAAGCTCCAGATGCTGGTGATCGACGAGGCCGACCGGATGTTCGACATGGGATTCATCCGGGACCTGCGCTACATGCTCCGCAAGATGCCGCCCTATCACGCCCGCCAGTCGATGCTCTTCTCGGCCACGCTGTCCTTCCGCGTGATGGAGCTGGCTTACGAGCACATGAACAACCCGGTCAAGATCGAGATCTCGCCGGAGCAGATCACGGCCGAGCTGGTCGAGCAGCGGCTCTACCACGTCGAGCAGGCCCAGAAATTTTCCCTGTTGCTGGGGATTTTAAAAACCGAACCGTGGGAACGGCTCTTGATCTTCGTGAACACGAAGCGCGAAGGGGAACGGCTGGAGGCGAGGCTGAAACAGCACGGCTTTCATGCCCGCGCGATCACGGGCGATCTGCCCCAGAAGACCCGTCTCAAGGTGATCGAGCAGTTCCGCGCCAAGACGCTGCCGATCCTGGTCGCGACCGACGTGGCCTCGCGCGGCCTCCATATCGAGGCGGTCAGCCACGTAATCAATTACGATCTTCCGCAGGACCCGAAGGATTATGTCCACCGGATCGGACGGACCGCGCGCGCCGGCGCGACCGGGCAGGCGATCAGCCTCGTCTGCGAGGAGTTCGCCTTCTCGTTGGAAGAGATCGAAACACTGATCGGCCACAAGATCCCGGTGATCTGGGCCGAGGACAAGGACTTCGTCACGCCGCTTCCCGAACCGCCCCGCCATGAATACCGTCGTCACGGACCGCCCCAGCACGGAAGACCGCACCAACCTTCCGGACAACACGGCCGCGGGCCCGGCGGACCGCGGCCGCAAAACCGCCAGCGCCGAACCGGGCATCATTGACTTGACTATTGGGGTGGAAAGTTTTTAAGTAATTGACGAACCGCGGCCTCGATCGCCTGCTTCCTTCCGGACGGATCACCGATCACACTGACCGCCGTTCCATGCCAGACCACTTGATTTGAATCAGCCTTGATAATGTCCAACACCAGCGTGCCTTCTCTATATCGCTCAAGATCGATTTCCTGGCCGCAGATATTTTCCGGGCAAGAGTAGGTTATCACCATCGGGTCCACCTTTTCATCAACATGAGCGCGGTAGGCCACAAAAAAGTCCGGTTTCTCACCCGCTCGTTTTTCTTTTTCATATCCTCGAGCCGCCAGTTCCCTCTCCACCGCCGCTTCAATGAGGTCGCCCACCCGTCCGGCTGCGATCGTCTCTTGAAGGTTATCGCTCGTTTCCGACGGAAGCGCCCAGTTATAGGTTTTGAATCGGGAAAAGTCAACGGACGGTTCATAGCGCGTCTCGACCGCGATTGTGGAACAGGCGGCGGCCGATGTCATGAGACAGAATAAAAAGAGAACATGAAGCCCTTTAATCATCGGATATTTCTTATTCATAAACCGTCCTGTCAATTTGAGTTCATGATTCCGGCAGGAACCGCGATCTCATGAAATCGACGTAGTCCTGATCGGACATCTCCCGCCCGGCCTTGATGAAGCCCCGCGCGTCCCGGATGAGCAGCCGGTGATGAGCGCTGTTTTCTTAATTCTCCTTTTCTCCTTTTACCCCTGCGAACGATCCACATTTATAGTATCTTCTCCCACGATTGTCAACGATTGAAGCCTTTGCGCAGTTACGGGATCCACGCGACGGGAGCTCGTTCCTACAATATTGCGATCCGTTCATCAGAGTTGTAGGAAGTTCAACAAAATTGTCGCGACGGTTCTCCCGTTTTAATTTTCTCTCCAGCGGGCATGTTGGACTCAACCGTTTGAATGTTTGGCTTTTCCTCCGAATATTTCTTGCAACGATGATCCTGGCATAGAGCTTGCTCATCTTGCCAAGAGAGGGACGACCATGCGCAGGGAAGGCATCAAGCCGCCAAAATTCGCGGATCAGTTTGCCCGGATCGATTTTGAGGCCGAACCGCTTCCGGTTCTCTGTCTTTATCCCATTCCGGGACCGGTCGGTTTGGAATCGTTGAGGATCAGCGTCTGCGGGCTGGACGGGCAACCCCGGTTTGTGTCCTGGACGGAGCTCGGCGATCTGCCCCGCATCCGGACGCGCGCCCCGATCATCTGTCAGATTTTCAACTGGTCGGAGGAAGTCGAATGGGAAGGAGTGCGGCTTTCCGATTTTCTGGATCATGTGGGACTGGAAACCGCGTCGCAGGGCCACTATGCCATCTATTCGCGCGACGGCCACTATTTCGAGACGCTCACCCGGACCGAGGCGCGGGACCCGCGCGTCCTCCTGGCCTACGGCCTCAACGGGCAGCCCCTTCCGGAACCGCACGGGGCCCCGCTGCGTCTCGTCGTTCCGTTTCTTCAGGGATTCAAGAGCGTCAAATGGGTCCGGTCG
Proteins encoded in this window:
- a CDS encoding molybdopterin-dependent oxidoreductase; its protein translation is MRREGIKPPKFADQFARIDFEAEPLPVLCLYPIPGPVGLESLRISVCGLDGQPRFVSWTELGDLPRIRTRAPIICQIFNWSEEVEWEGVRLSDFLDHVGLETASQGHYAIYSRDGHYFETLTRTEARDPRVLLAYGLNGQPLPEPHGAPLRLVVPFLQGFKSVKWVRSIRAFRRDPLGIKKLRGQSRSAELGEEWRRRYGMNPPDEPGKRPS
- a CDS encoding globin, which codes for MDVDEVLKSFRRVPEGRLADRFYEIFLKTDPRFKPLFAKTDFERQKELLVHGIFALLEYAKGSATGRMAVRRLGELHSRKRMNITKDMYPVWVFCLIQALREVDPQFTPLLETQWREALQKGIDLMVEME
- the mtgA gene encoding monofunctional biosynthetic peptidoglycan transglycosylase yields the protein MKILKTVALGILLIVIAVGAWLGWIVETLPDAQQIATYRPEQATEVLDRNGIVLTQLTEDEFRIWAPLAEISPNLQIAVIAAEDDTFFHHEGINYKAAWEALKEDLKKKRYARGGSTITQQLVKNVFLTKEKTITRKLKEFILARRVEEILPKRRILELYLNEVEWGPGVFGAEAASRYYFDRHASDLSVAEGATLAAMLVNPYRYDPARYRARLRHRQELILDLMRLDRLLTQEEYEQALAEPLVFRYEKITSLFPVSTESCPLRFLKAGLMDLGGGARLYQAGHKIRTTLDAGLQEYLQEQLSQLSDRYAVDRPPGRNDPPPGLLLVEEKNQIRAMVCVWGLEESTQAVELLKGLEPDSPREYRVVEPRRVAWRRLVSRS
- a CDS encoding DUF4136 domain-containing protein, with the protein product MNKKYPMIKGLHVLFLFCLMTSAAACSTIAVETRYEPSVDFSRFKTYNWALPSETSDNLQETIAAGRVGDLIEAAVERELAARGYEKEKRAGEKPDFFVAYRAHVDEKVDPMVITYSCPENICGQEIDLERYREGTLVLDIIKADSNQVVWHGTAVSVIGDPSGRKQAIEAAVRQLLKNFPPQ
- a CDS encoding DEAD/DEAH box helicase, which encodes MATPFESLPIPQAVLDGVRRVGFTQCTEIQERTLPITLGGQDVAGQAQTGTGKTAAFLIAIFSRLLSLPPPPKSHLPSPRALVIAPTRELVVQILKDAQSLGSELPFRMLAVYGGIDYDEQRTALSQGPDILIGTPGRLIDYLKQKVYDFRKLQMLVIDEADRMFDMGFIRDLRYMLRKMPPYHARQSMLFSATLSFRVMELAYEHMNNPVKIEISPEQITAELVEQRLYHVEQAQKFSLLLGILKTEPWERLLIFVNTKREGERLEARLKQHGFHARAITGDLPQKTRLKVIEQFRAKTLPILVATDVASRGLHIEAVSHVINYDLPQDPKDYVHRIGRTARAGATGQAISLVCEEFAFSLEEIETLIGHKIPVIWAEDKDFVTPLPEPPRHEYRRHGPPQHGRPHQPSGQHGRGPGGPRPQNRQRRTGHH
- a CDS encoding RNA methyltransferase: MTDPLKNISIVLVRPSRPGNIGSAARAIKNMGLSRLVLVQPAGHLSSDSYALAYGAHDVLERAKVFPSLRSALARVRHVVGTTARTHKGYGKPAPLMKTVPDILARAKRHPVAILFGPESSGLANDEIALCQSLVTIPAAAAHTSINLAQAVMVVAYELRRCAGTAAGQKTAADRDTVDTDQRERFYAELKEFLTTIGFVKGTQGTHVQADLRRIFGRAEPDERELRILRGIVRQVRWALTHR